A stretch of Chryseobacterium turcicum DNA encodes these proteins:
- a CDS encoding LytR/AlgR family response regulator transcription factor, translating into LARVLAADASKHKPFIIFTTAYSEFALEGYRVDAIDYVLKPFDYEDFITSISKVRKRIEQGNESADIVSYDNQQFIFIKVDSQVIRLEINSILYIEGLKDYIRIHLVNGAKPMLSLMSLKKLEEKLTKSGFLRIHRSYIISFARVDALLKNSVKIGDKIIPVGATYKDKYDQFVDLWIK; encoded by the coding sequence CTTGCAAGGGTTTTGGCAGCAGATGCCAGTAAGCATAAACCGTTTATCATCTTTACGACAGCTTATAGTGAATTTGCATTAGAAGGATATCGCGTGGATGCTATTGACTACGTACTTAAACCGTTTGATTATGAAGATTTTATAACTTCAATTTCAAAAGTAAGAAAACGAATCGAACAAGGAAACGAGTCTGCTGATATTGTATCATATGATAACCAACAATTTATATTTATAAAGGTTGATTCACAGGTTATTCGATTGGAAATCAATAGTATTTTATATATTGAGGGACTCAAGGATTATATCAGAATTCATCTGGTCAATGGTGCTAAACCTATGCTTTCGTTGATGAGCTTAAAAAAGTTGGAAGAGAAACTCACCAAAAGTGGATTTCTCCGAATTCATCGTTCCTATATTATTTCTTTTGCCCGTGTGGATGCACTTTTAAAAAACAGCGTTAAAATCGGGGATAAAATAATCCCAGTAGGTGCTACCTATAAAGATAAATATGACCAATTTGTGGATCTATGGATTAAGTAA